A stretch of Toxoplasma gondii ME49 chromosome V, whole genome shotgun sequence DNA encodes these proteins:
- a CDS encoding hypothetical protein (encoded by transcript TGME49_213050), whose translation MPTTGAGEMMIVLRMPSDLETMRAIQRHIPAGCSFLWLISTALWLIMAVQTRFVDGASENPDIVLSSRVANLQQAMRGVRAAARQLTNARQAHADTFQLFIQEKRSMQAQQSVDLARLQSLREGVQSAAANITEKKMQLASKLGEQKQCMEAARVAVATGRAEPGLRTQALRQLRRGHHIAKEAEDTLINST comes from the coding sequence ATGCCGACAACTGGTGCGGGTGAAATGATGATTGTTCTCAGGATGCCGTCGGACCTAGAGACAATGCGGGCAATTCAGCGCCACATTCCTGCAGGATGTAGTTTCCTCTGGTTGATTTCTACTGCTCTGTGGCTGATCATGGCAGTACAGACACGTTTCGTCGACGGTGCCTCAGAAAATCCAGACattgttctttcctctcgagtAGCGAATCTCCAACAAGCAATGAGAGGAGTACGCGCAGCAGCGAGACAACTCACAAATGCACGACAAGCTCACGCCGATACCTTTCAGTTGTTTATCCAAGAAAAACGGTCCATGCAAGCTCAACAAAGTGTGGATTTGGCGAGACTGCAGTCTCTGAGGGAAGGAGTACAGAGCGCAGCGGCCAATatcacagagaagaagatgcagctGGCCAGCAAGCTAGGGGAGCAAAAACAATGTATGGAGGCAGCTAGGGTCGCGGTCGCGACTGGACGCGCCGAGCCCGGACTACGAACGCAAGCCCTGCGACAACTACGCCGCGGTCATCATATCGCAAAAGAAGCCGAAGACACCCTAATAAACTCGACATAA